The Magnetococcus marinus MC-1 genome contains the following window.
GCAGTTCAAAATAGCCCTCGAAGCCGCCCAAAATGCGAATCCAGGAGGAGAGTGAGTTCGAGGTTACCCACAACTCCTCTACCACCTTTTCATCCGCCTCCACATAACCAATCAGCGTGGTATCAAAGATGCGGTTATGGCATTGATCCCCAAGCTCGCCACAGGCGCCCTTTTCCAGAATGTGCCAATAGACCCCCGGAATATCCACCCGTTCCCGCTTGAGCCGATCAATCACCGTACCCAGCGCGGCCCCCCCACGAATATCCAGGATAATTTCATCAATCAACGCGCTGCTCGACAGCTTGGCCACCTGGGTGGTCAGACGTTGTACCAGCCTGGATTCGCCCATGCGGAAAAAGTGCTCATTAACCTGCCCCTGCCCCGCAGGCAGGCTATCGCCTAAAATCTGCTTGGATTGGCTCTCAAAGCGGCTATAGGCCCGGTTGTAGGCGATGGGGTGCTTGGCCGTATCAGGCCGGCGTGGGGTCTGAATAAAGAAAGGCACCACGTTGTTGGTCTTCTCGCCGCTACTGCTGCCGCGCATCAGCTGCACCAGGGTATCGCGGCTTACCTCATTTTTATATTTGCTCTTCGAGACCAGCCGCCCCCCCTCCATCACCGCCATGCGGCTTTTATAGCCATTATCGCCGATGACAAACATGACCTTTAAGTGATCTGCACAGCTCTTCATATCACTTTTCAGCGATTGTTCCAGCCCCCCATAGAGGTTTTCTTCATAATCATCCGCTGCATCACCGGCGGTGGTGGTTACCGTGCTAATGGCTTGTTGAAAGCGTACAAACTCCTGTTTTTGCTCAGCGGGTGAGAGTTCGCACTGCTCAGGCAGGGGGTAACCTTCACCCACACCATCACCCGGACCTGGCTTTTCTTTATCGGCATAAGAGTCACGGTAGACCCTAAAACCAAAACGGAACTGAGTGCTGCGAAAACCCGGCACCTGCTTTAGCCGGTGAATGATTTCCTGAATCACTCCACGCCGCTGCGCGGTGCCGCGCACGGCGTCAATCACCGCTTCCATACTGGCGGTACCATCGAGCAGAAAGAAAACGTCCACATTCTTTTTACTCGATAACGACTTCATTTCCGGCAAAATCTGCTGGGCCAACCCGGCATTGATGGCCACCCGGCCATCCCCCAAGGGGCGGCCAACCAGACCTGGACGGGCCAAAGCCACCTGATAAAAACGCCGCTTGTCGCCACTGGCTGAAACCTGATCGGGCTCTACATGTTTGCCCTTGGCATCCACCAGATCCAGCACGGGAACACGCACCGGTGACTTAAACCAATCAATGCCGCCCTCTACCGGGGAGCAGGTCAGGGGGTTACGTTCGACCGCATCGTTAAGCTTTTCATAGGAGCAGATGGTGCCATTACTTGCCCCATCGGGGGAGCGCAGATCCTCGCGGGGGCGCAGGCCAAAGGCGTTGTTCCAGATAAAACCATCACTACGCCGCACCCAACCGAGCAGCTTATCATCATCCTCTAAACGGAAACGGTCGCCTAGGAGGACGGCATCGTCCCGTTGATCAAACACAAAATACATGTGAAAGCGTGAAGCCCCTGTACGACAGTTGCCTGCTCCACCCACACAGGTTTTGAGATCAGGGTCCTGATAAACGGTAACGGTAGGGGGCTCCTTTTCCTCATCCCTGGCCGTGGTACCGGTACGGATGAAAAATTTCATCTCCAGCCCAGAGACCCCTTTAACCGGGACATTATAACAGAGCATATCACTACGGCTTACCCAACCCACCAGTTCCGGCTGCTCCCCCACCGCAAAGGTACGAATTTTAAGCCGCCCATCCGCTTCAGCCACCACCTCGGCCTGCTGATTAAAGGTCAATTTGCCCTTCTCTTGGGTGCCGGTATCGGCTGCAAAAACCGGGGTATCTTGGCGGGTTCCCCGCACCAAACCGGCCCAACGCAGACTCTCTTTATGGTAGTAGGGGCTAAAATCATAGTTTGCACAGCTGCCTGAGCTGCGGGCATCCGCCAGCACCGTACCACTCAGCCCCAGCATGATCATGACCACTGCCCCAAACAGCAGCGCACTATCTTTCAGATTTCCGCAATTCACGGATCGTCCTCCGCCGAAAAAGACTCGACTTGTTCAAACGCCTCTACCGATGCACCCGCAGATGCACAAGAGAGGCAGTCTATATGAAAATCCTGCGTGGAAAAAGCCTTGCATGACCTTTTGAGCAGAATGAGCACTCTCCTTAGCCATGCACCCCCCCTACCACGGCAAGAGAGGCTTCGGCCAGATAGAGCATACAGCGTGCCAGCACCCCTTAGCCGAACACATTCTACCGCCGTCCCGCCGCACGGCTTATTCTAAACAGAGCCATTAGGATCGCGCATAGAGACCATTAACCCTTTAAATATATGTTGGTATTGCAACCCACACGGCCCATTTAAGCTTTTACAGCCCAGCGCAAGCCCCTAACACCCCCAGCGCAAGCCCCTAACACCCCCAGCGCAAGCCCCTAACACCGCCCTTAAAGGCTTGGTTTCCCGCAAGGGGCCGCACCCAAGTTCACCCCGTTCCCAGGGCACGCTTTGATGCGGACGCCAGAGACAAACCACCCCATAAACCTTTTCCCTCGGAGATACGGGAGGGGAAATTGGGCATGGTTTTGTTCCTAAATGCCGCCAGAATACAGGATGCCCAGGACCAAAGGGATGTGTGGTTCACAGCGTTTTGTATGGACAGCGCTTATGTTGGCAAGATTTAGATTATCCGCAAGGGAGACGCGAAGCTATGAACAAAGGGTATCTGTCAGCGCAACAAACGCCCCGACCCATAACCGGCAAAGGCGACTTAGCAAGATGACAGCCAGCGTACCACCACACCACAAACAGGGGCGGCAAGAGGCACCACCAGCGCCCCCTTTAGCCTGTGTCGTCGATCCGCGCATCCTCTTCGGAGCCATACAGGGTTGCCAAGCCTGTTAGCCCGTTAGGGATCCACCACCAGACGGAAGCCTGCCACTGAAAGTGAGGCTGGCATACAGACGGTACCGCCCAGGTGTTGCACGCCGGTCCAATCATCTTGGCCCAGCAGGTGATACCCCATGGAACAACTGCTATCGGACCACTCCCGCACGCCCCGCAGCAGGCTTTCTAGGCGCTGTTCATCCTGGACGGGGTTTTCCACTTGGGCTAGGGCATTAAAGCGATCCATCACACTGGCGGCCCACTCCTCACGGGTAGGCAAGCGCACCCGACAGCCGCTGCTTTCGGCGGCCCATTGGGCATAGGCGGTGGCGGTATCGTGGGCGATACCCCGCACGGGCTGATTTTCCCCTTGAGCATAGACCCCCTTAACCTTGGCTTTGGGATCGGTGCGGTTCCACAGTAGACCGATCTGGTCTAATTTACTCTGGCGCAGGGCGGGATCTTTTATTTTCTGCACATAATCCACATAATTTTTAAACTGCTGAATGCTGATCTCCTGGGGCATCATCCACACTTCTTGCTCCAGATGCACCGAATCGAGGCTTTGCGCCCTGAGTACCCGCACCGCTTCGTGGTTGGACTCCACCCCGGTAATACGGTGGGCACCTGCGGGAATAACCATCATTTCGTTGCGTTTGAACAGCCATTGTTCTCTACCGCAGTGGGCAACCGGCCCTTTTTTGATCACCACCGCCGCAGCCTTGGGGGAGGGATCGGCGGGGGGGTGTTGCGGGGTGTCGGTGAAAACACTCAGCAGCGGCGCGACGGGCTCCTGCCGGAGCAGGGTCAAGCCAGCGGCCACCGCCACAATGAACAGGATGGAGCCAACCAGCA
Protein-coding sequences here:
- a CDS encoding SUMF1/EgtB/PvdO family nonheme iron enzyme — protein: MKDQPKQGLSRTHPLLKHRVGQGGLRPAMARRIQKEHGPKESRWGGLRLLVGSILFIVAVAAGLTLLRQEPVAPLLSVFTDTPQHPPADPSPKAAAVVIKKGPVAHCGREQWLFKRNEMMVIPAGAHRITGVESNHEAVRVLRAQSLDSVHLEQEVWMMPQEISIQQFKNYVDYVQKIKDPALRQSKLDQIGLLWNRTDPKAKVKGVYAQGENQPVRGIAHDTATAYAQWAAESSGCRVRLPTREEWAASVMDRFNALAQVENPVQDEQRLESLLRGVREWSDSSCSMGYHLLGQDDWTGVQHLGGTVCMPASLSVAGFRLVVDP